In one window of Candidatus Methylomirabilis lanthanidiphila DNA:
- a CDS encoding SPFH domain / Band 7 family protein has protein sequence MGERDEYVSAKDIMNMMKGPMRLVLIIGAILVLSLLFRPWIQVGAGERGVVMNFGAVQEDVLNEGLHFRIPIMQQIIAVDVKVQKATTEAAAASSNLQDVSSTVAINYHILPDKANTVYQSIGIHFKERIIDPAVQEVVKAVTARYTAEELITKRAVVSDAMKATLTERLLVHNIVVDAFSIVGFSFSKVFMEAIESKQTAEQLALKAQRDLERIKIEAEQKIAAAKAEAESLRLQRANISLDLIELRKVEANLRAIEKWNGILPQVTGAGAVPFIGVGEMQKRREIKKES, from the coding sequence ATGGGTGAGAGAGATGAGTATGTCAGCGCTAAGGACATAATGAATATGATGAAGGGACCTATGAGACTGGTCCTGATTATTGGAGCAATTCTGGTGCTGTCCCTGCTTTTTCGGCCATGGATTCAGGTTGGGGCTGGTGAAAGAGGGGTTGTTATGAATTTTGGCGCTGTTCAGGAGGATGTGCTTAATGAAGGACTGCATTTCAGGATACCTATAATGCAGCAGATTATCGCGGTAGATGTCAAGGTGCAGAAGGCAACGACTGAGGCAGCAGCAGCATCATCCAACCTTCAGGATGTAAGCTCTACTGTTGCGATTAACTATCATATACTTCCAGATAAGGCGAACACTGTCTATCAGTCCATCGGTATACACTTTAAAGAGCGAATCATAGACCCTGCAGTGCAGGAGGTAGTAAAGGCTGTGACAGCCAGGTATACAGCAGAAGAGCTTATTACAAAGAGGGCGGTAGTCAGCGATGCAATGAAAGCAACGCTTACTGAAAGGCTCCTGGTGCACAACATAGTAGTTGATGCGTTCTCTATCGTCGGGTTTAGCTTCTCCAAGGTATTTATGGAAGCCATTGAGTCAAAGCAGACCGCAGAACAGCTTGCACTGAAGGCACAGAGGGACCTTGAGAGGATAAAGATAGAAGCAGAACAGAAGATTGCTGCAGCGAAGGCAGAGGCGGAGTCCTTGAGGCTGCAGAGGGCAAATATTTCACTAGATCTTATAGAGCTGAGAAAGGTAGAGGCCAATCTCAGGGCTATAGAGAAATGGAATGGGATACTCCCCCAGGTTACAGGCGCCGGGGCTGTACCATTTATTGGCGTAGGTGAGATGCAGAAGAGAAGAGAGATAAAGAAAGAATCATGA
- the otsB gene encoding Trehalose-phosphate phosphatase, whose protein sequence is MEQLRSQWPRVAAEIVGSSHTLLLLDYDGTLTRIAPTPEQATLPAPTRSVLRALSRHPRITVAVISERPLNELRRRVGVRNLIYIGNHGREMWQAGRQAKVIVPRSFQETVARIGSQLASVVADIPGALVKDKGLSVSLHYRLVPTDLESHLMGIFVRDILPLVRSSELTVLYGRKVIELCPRLTWIKGHAALWLMKEIQRRAVLPIYIGDDHTGGGAFGALAEDITIQVGAHVGSKAHYYVRDVKEVITFLRWMAATC, encoded by the coding sequence ATGGAACAGCTACGGTCTCAATGGCCGCGGGTTGCGGCGGAAATAGTGGGCAGTAGTCACACGCTGCTGCTCCTGGATTACGACGGTACGCTGACGCGGATCGCCCCCACCCCGGAGCAGGCGACGCTTCCCGCTCCGACACGGTCGGTGCTCCGGGCGCTCTCACGCCATCCTCGAATCACGGTTGCCGTGATCAGCGAACGACCGCTCAACGAGCTGCGGCGGCGTGTTGGGGTGCGAAACCTGATCTATATCGGCAATCACGGACGGGAGATGTGGCAAGCTGGTCGGCAGGCCAAGGTTATCGTACCGCGGTCGTTCCAGGAAACCGTCGCCCGTATTGGGTCCCAGCTTGCTAGTGTAGTCGCAGATATCCCTGGCGCGCTCGTCAAGGACAAAGGTCTTTCGGTCAGCCTGCATTACCGGTTGGTGCCTACCGATCTGGAGAGTCATCTCATGGGGATATTCGTGCGCGACATACTGCCCCTTGTTCGCTCTTCGGAACTGACCGTCCTCTACGGAAGGAAGGTGATCGAACTCTGCCCCAGGCTCACCTGGATAAAAGGTCATGCCGCGCTGTGGTTGATGAAGGAAATTCAACGACGCGCAGTCCTGCCGATTTACATTGGTGACGATCACACGGGTGGAGGTGCATTCGGGGCGCTGGCTGAGGACATCACGATACAGGTTGGCGCCCATGTGGGATCAAAGGCTCACTATTACGTGCGGGACGTGAAGGAAGTGATTACCTTTCTTCGATGGATGGCTGCAACCTGTTAA
- the pkn1_2 gene encoding Serine/threonine-protein kinase pkn1, which yields MKLTTLMALMVPLFTFALRNAAATPPVQDDVEMVAVPAGEFIIGSDDPEADENEKPAAKVFVEHFSIDKFEVTNTRYLRCIEAGPCTRPPNRGYDDPTKANLPVTIVSWQQALTYCRWVGKRLPTEAEWEKAARGTDGRRYPWGNDFEAERANAGYTPGRITAVGSYAKGASPYGAMDMSGNVWEWTSSLYKPYPYDPRDGREDLNARGSRVERGGSWYHPPWHVRTTRRTAIGHVYRRINDLGFRCAK from the coding sequence ATGAAGCTCACAACTCTCATGGCACTCATGGTTCCACTATTCACCTTTGCTCTCCGGAACGCTGCTGCAACACCGCCGGTTCAAGACGACGTGGAGATGGTGGCCGTTCCGGCAGGTGAGTTCATTATAGGCTCCGATGATCCCGAGGCCGACGAGAATGAGAAACCGGCCGCGAAGGTCTTTGTGGAACACTTCTCGATCGACAAGTTTGAGGTGACGAACACCCGCTACCTGCGGTGCATCGAGGCCGGTCCTTGCACTCGGCCTCCCAATCGAGGTTACGATGATCCCACAAAGGCCAACCTGCCGGTGACGATTGTGAGTTGGCAGCAGGCATTGACGTACTGCCGATGGGTCGGCAAGCGCCTACCGACCGAGGCGGAGTGGGAAAAGGCGGCTCGCGGCACCGACGGCCGGCGATACCCGTGGGGCAATGACTTCGAGGCTGAACGCGCCAATGCCGGCTACACGCCAGGGAGGATCACAGCGGTCGGAAGTTATGCAAAGGGCGCGTCGCCCTATGGTGCTATGGATATGTCCGGCAATGTCTGGGAATGGACATCGTCGCTGTACAAGCCCTACCCCTACGACCCCCGCGACGGTCGAGAGGATCTGAACGCGAGAGGCAGTCGAGTCGAGCGCGGCGGCAGTTGGTACCATCCGCCGTGGCATGTCCGAACAACCCGTCGGACGGCCATCGGCCACGTCTATCGACGCATCAACGACCTGGGGTTCCGGTGCGCCAAATAA
- a CDS encoding putative glycosyl hydrolase/MT2062 has translation MRWLWSQWAQVAAEIVSSSHTVLLLDYDGTLTEIAPTPDQATLPASTRSVLRELSHHPRITVAVISGRPLDELRRLIRVRDLIYIGNHGLEMEQDGRQAGVIVPRSSQEAVARIRSQLASLVAEIPGVLVEDKGLSVSLHYRLVPHRLESHLMGVFARKIFPLARSSGLTVLHGKKVIELRPRLNWTKGHAALWVIKQIRRRSVLPIYIGDDVTDEDAFRTLAEGITIRVGAHGESKAHYYVRGVKEVAAFLRWMGTAC, from the coding sequence ATGAGATGGCTCTGGTCTCAGTGGGCGCAGGTCGCGGCGGAAATCGTGAGCAGTAGTCATACGGTGCTGCTCCTGGATTATGATGGCACACTGACGGAGATCGCCCCCACCCCGGACCAGGCGACGCTTCCCGCTTCGACACGTTCAGTGCTCCGGGAGCTGTCACACCATCCTCGAATAACGGTCGCCGTGATCAGCGGACGACCGCTCGACGAGCTGCGACGGCTGATCAGGGTACGAGACCTGATCTATATCGGCAATCACGGACTGGAGATGGAGCAAGATGGTCGGCAGGCGGGAGTAATCGTGCCACGCTCTTCCCAGGAAGCTGTCGCCCGTATTCGGTCTCAGCTCGCCAGTCTCGTGGCCGAGATCCCTGGCGTGCTGGTCGAGGACAAAGGCCTCTCGGTCAGCCTGCATTACCGGTTGGTGCCTCACAGATTAGAGAGTCACCTCATGGGGGTCTTCGCGCGCAAAATATTTCCCCTTGCTCGCTCATCGGGACTGACAGTCCTTCACGGAAAGAAAGTCATCGAACTTCGCCCCAGACTCAACTGGACAAAAGGTCATGCCGCGCTGTGGGTGATAAAGCAAATCCGCCGACGATCGGTCCTGCCGATTTACATCGGTGACGATGTGACCGATGAAGATGCATTTAGGACACTAGCCGAAGGCATCACGATACGAGTCGGCGCCCATGGGGAATCGAAGGCCCACTATTACGTGCGGGGTGTGAAAGAAGTGGCTGCGTTCCTCCGGTGGATGGGTACAGCCTGTTAA